One part of the Mariniblastus fucicola genome encodes these proteins:
- the glgX gene encoding glycogen debranching protein GlgX → MHMRHTQPELQFTHMLPYGAVIGDSGVQFVVFSRSATEMRLLLYDDVNDTEPVEILNFDPNQNRWGDIWSIYVPGLQPGQLYHFQATGPHDPARGLRFDANARLIDPYAKALAGTFQPSTDGIIRPPKCVVVDDHFDWAGDRHLKTDISESVIYEMHVRGFTNHESSGVEHPGSYLGVIEKIPYLKSLGVTAVELMPVHEFPIHDVQGNKLERPNYWGYDSMAFFAPHRGYAWDKTPGAQVTEFKQMVKALHEAGIEVILDVVFNHTCEGNENGPVLSFKGLENPVYYMLENDARYYKNYSGCGNAVNGNHPIVREMIFHCLRHWVHNYHIDGFRFDLASILSRDRSGNLVPNPPLVEAIGEDPLLADTKIIAEAWDAAGAYQVGSFGDDRWAEWNGRYRDDARGYWRGDGGTRGALATRLSGSADLYQPGGRPPCASINFITSHDGFTMNDLVSYREKHNLANGEDNRDGDNNNHSENFGVEGPTDQPIIDALRLRQIKNMLSTLLLSQGVPMLVAGDEFRRTQKGNNNAYCQDNEISWLNWALQEKNTELIRFVRALIQFRKNQPTVRRRTFLTGVPNSVGWADVSWYSALGTAVDWHSSELPIICLLAAPTPEEDPTGCGRDVLLMLNSSSVGCRFMIPAIARSLKWQMFMDTSLTSPKDIYPDLNGPLLPESGSYTLPQKSMAVYVAN, encoded by the coding sequence ATGCATATGCGACACACTCAGCCCGAACTTCAGTTTACCCACATGCTGCCCTACGGCGCCGTCATCGGCGATTCCGGAGTGCAATTCGTCGTCTTCAGCCGCAGCGCTACAGAAATGCGTTTGCTGCTTTACGATGACGTCAACGATACCGAGCCTGTCGAGATTCTGAACTTCGATCCGAACCAGAATCGATGGGGAGATATCTGGAGCATCTACGTTCCCGGATTGCAGCCCGGACAGCTGTATCACTTTCAAGCCACGGGGCCTCATGATCCGGCACGCGGGCTTCGCTTCGACGCCAACGCTCGATTGATCGACCCGTACGCCAAAGCGCTTGCGGGGACTTTCCAACCTTCAACGGATGGCATCATTCGTCCGCCTAAGTGCGTCGTTGTCGATGACCATTTTGATTGGGCCGGCGATCGCCACCTGAAGACCGACATTTCCGAAAGCGTCATCTATGAGATGCACGTACGTGGATTTACGAATCATGAATCCAGCGGAGTCGAACATCCCGGTTCCTACCTCGGCGTGATCGAGAAAATTCCTTATCTGAAATCGCTGGGCGTGACGGCTGTTGAACTGATGCCAGTTCACGAGTTTCCAATTCACGACGTCCAGGGGAACAAGCTCGAGCGGCCGAACTATTGGGGCTATGACTCGATGGCTTTCTTCGCGCCGCATCGCGGCTACGCGTGGGACAAAACGCCTGGTGCGCAGGTTACCGAGTTCAAGCAGATGGTGAAAGCGCTTCACGAAGCCGGCATCGAAGTCATCCTCGACGTGGTCTTCAATCACACTTGCGAAGGCAACGAAAACGGCCCGGTATTGAGCTTCAAGGGGCTCGAAAATCCGGTCTATTACATGTTGGAAAACGACGCTCGCTACTACAAAAACTATTCCGGCTGCGGCAACGCCGTCAACGGAAATCATCCGATCGTCCGGGAGATGATTTTTCACTGCTTGCGGCATTGGGTGCACAACTATCACATCGATGGATTCCGTTTCGATTTGGCATCCATTCTCAGTCGTGATCGCAGCGGAAATCTGGTTCCGAATCCTCCGTTGGTCGAAGCCATCGGCGAAGACCCGCTGTTGGCGGACACGAAAATTATCGCAGAGGCGTGGGACGCGGCGGGTGCCTATCAGGTGGGCTCGTTTGGCGACGATCGCTGGGCCGAGTGGAATGGGCGCTATCGCGATGATGCTCGTGGATATTGGCGTGGCGATGGTGGAACGCGTGGCGCGCTGGCGACTCGTTTGTCCGGATCGGCTGACCTCTATCAGCCTGGCGGCCGTCCTCCGTGTGCGAGTATCAACTTCATCACATCGCACGATGGCTTCACGATGAACGATCTGGTCAGCTATCGCGAGAAGCATAATCTGGCCAACGGTGAAGACAATCGCGATGGCGACAACAATAACCACAGTGAAAACTTTGGTGTCGAAGGCCCGACGGATCAGCCGATCATCGACGCTCTTCGATTGCGGCAAATCAAAAACATGCTCTCGACGTTGTTGCTGAGCCAGGGTGTTCCGATGCTGGTTGCCGGTGACGAGTTCCGGCGAACGCAAAAGGGCAACAATAACGCCTATTGTCAGGACAATGAAATTTCGTGGCTGAACTGGGCGCTGCAGGAGAAAAACACGGAGCTGATTCGGTTCGTTCGTGCGTTGATTCAATTCCGCAAAAATCAGCCTACCGTTCGGCGGCGAACTTTCCTGACAGGCGTTCCAAACAGCGTCGGCTGGGCCGATGTAAGCTGGTACAGCGCTCTCGGAACCGCGGTTGACTGGCACTCTTCGGAGCTGCCGATCATCTGTTTGCTTGCGGCTCCGACTCCGGAGGAAGATCCAACTGGCTGCGGACGCGATGTCCTGTTGATGTTGAATTCCAGCTCCGTCGGATGCCGATTCATGATTCCAGCAATCGCTCGCTCGCTGAAGTGGCAGATGTTCATGGACACGTCGCTGACGAGTCCCAAGGATATCTATCCGGATCTCAATGGCCCGCTGTTACCAGAAAGCGGAAGCTACACGTTGCCGCAAAAGTCGATGGCGGTTTACGTCGCGAACTAA
- a CDS encoding YheU family protein — protein MKIPHTQVSAEALRAIVEEFVTRDGTDYTHVAQRISDVYGLLKTGDAELHFDAETNSCNIVMRST, from the coding sequence ATGAAAATACCGCACACTCAGGTCTCTGCGGAGGCGCTTCGGGCGATCGTCGAGGAGTTCGTAACACGAGACGGAACGGACTACACCCACGTCGCACAACGGATCTCTGACGTGTACGGACTGCTGAAAACAGGCGACGCAGAACTACACTTTGATGCTGAAACCAACAGCTGCAACATTGTGATGCGTTCCACCTGA
- a CDS encoding flotillin-like FloA family protein codes for MISNILVGFLGLPDWLTIALALLTSAMLLVAVLLAIKYGGLWLQAKMSGTDVSIVSLIGMSLRNVNASQIVNAQVMANQAGLTISQGARSSTSALEAHYLAGGDVNRVVLAIIAANRAGLDLDFDRAAAIDLSGRDLSEAVSTSIFPKVIDCPDPNSSNPSRSLSAVAKNGVELLIQVRVTVRTNLDQLIGGATEETIVARVGQGIVSTVGSMDSHTEALSAPNRISMEVFEKGIESNTAYEIVSIDVASIDVGRNIGARLQTEQAEADTRVARAGAEMRRANAGARLAEMSALVTEKRAEVVRAEASVQSALAQAFRDGQFYLTDGSETAPGSILKFPDSQLRA; via the coding sequence ATGATTTCGAACATCCTTGTCGGTTTCCTTGGCCTGCCTGACTGGCTAACCATCGCGCTTGCTTTGCTCACATCAGCGATGCTGTTGGTCGCTGTTCTGCTGGCGATAAAGTATGGGGGACTGTGGCTTCAGGCGAAAATGTCTGGCACGGACGTTTCGATTGTAAGCCTGATTGGGATGAGCTTGCGAAACGTTAACGCTTCACAAATCGTCAATGCTCAAGTCATGGCAAACCAGGCGGGACTGACGATCTCGCAAGGCGCCCGCTCAAGCACGTCTGCGTTGGAGGCACACTACCTTGCCGGAGGAGACGTCAATCGGGTTGTCCTTGCCATCATCGCTGCAAACCGTGCTGGATTGGATTTGGACTTTGATCGCGCAGCTGCAATCGATCTTTCAGGCAGAGACCTGTCCGAGGCTGTCAGCACGAGTATTTTCCCCAAGGTTATCGACTGTCCGGATCCAAATTCTTCGAATCCGTCTCGCAGTCTTAGCGCGGTGGCCAAGAACGGCGTCGAGCTATTGATTCAGGTTCGCGTGACCGTCCGGACGAATCTTGATCAGTTGATCGGTGGTGCGACCGAAGAAACCATTGTCGCTCGTGTCGGTCAGGGAATCGTTTCGACTGTCGGATCCATGGATTCGCACACCGAGGCCCTTTCAGCGCCTAATCGGATTTCCATGGAGGTGTTCGAAAAGGGAATCGAATCGAACACGGCTTATGAGATCGTTTCGATCGACGTGGCGTCGATTGACGTTGGAAGAAACATCGGTGCACGACTGCAAACAGAACAGGCTGAGGCCGACACTCGCGTTGCGAGGGCAGGAGCCGAAATGCGACGCGCCAACGCCGGCGCGAGACTGGCTGAAATGAGTGCGTTGGTGACGGAGAAAAGAGCGGAAGTCGTCCGCGCAGAAGCCAGCGTCCAATCCGCATTGGCTCAGGCTTTCAGAGATGGGCAGTTTTATCTCACCGACGGAAGCGAAACAGCCCCCGGTTCGATTCTGAAATTCCCTGACTCTCAATTGCGTGCCTAG
- a CDS encoding tetratricopeptide repeat protein yields MNFIKRFTSSFTTRGRTLAQVEKGMALANKNQSDKAIDIYSAVIASSETPRDVLAMAMFNRALAYTATNKPEEATLDLKAILAMPESFPKIKRSASDKLVRMQRKIKRESRASSSESLPSHDSLSGGDV; encoded by the coding sequence ATGAATTTTATCAAACGGTTCACCAGCAGTTTTACGACACGAGGTCGAACACTGGCTCAAGTTGAAAAGGGAATGGCATTGGCAAATAAAAACCAGTCAGACAAAGCCATCGACATTTACTCTGCCGTCATCGCATCGTCAGAAACGCCACGCGACGTTTTGGCGATGGCCATGTTCAATCGTGCGTTGGCTTACACCGCGACCAACAAACCGGAGGAGGCCACTTTGGACTTGAAAGCCATTCTCGCGATGCCCGAATCATTTCCAAAGATCAAGCGATCGGCCAGTGACAAGCTTGTCCGAATGCAGCGAAAGATCAAAAGAGAATCACGTGCTTCGAGCAGTGAAAGTTTGCCTTCCCACGATTCCCTTTCCGGCGGCGATGTATGA
- the purL gene encoding phosphoribosylformylglycinamidine synthase subunit PurL — protein MDLFPADGIPDRLAEDVLADAADLGLPADLKIKAARTFLVQGSISKEQAQEIANRLLVEPVVEHCVVAKAGSEVLSEIPNGFDRLINVMPLPGVTDPQAESALGAIKGLGFDASAVRTVKKYWISSLDDAHRETLTQKLLCNDSIETIVEGTLQLDRLDLGREYEFKKTLVQIAELDDDALVAISKEWQLSLSLVEMKTIQAHFVSLDRDPTDVELETVAQTWSEHCSHKTLAGRIKYQDENGTIEFDNMLKETIFAATVQIREDLGDDDWCVSVFKDNAGIVKFDDQYNVAFKVETHNRPSALEPYGGANTGIGGVIRDTLGTGMGAKPVCNTDVFCFADPDTPFEELPPGVMHPRRIMRGVVSGVRDYGNRMGIPTVNGAVYFDDRYVGNPLVFCGNVGILPKEMSFKEPQPNDLIVSIGGKTGRDGIHGATFSSAELTEESDITSGGAVQIGNAITEKMAMDVLLKCRDEGLYTAVTDCGAGGYSSAVGEMGEDIGAEVWLDKVPLKYDGLSYTEIWISEAQERMVFSVPEENWKRFEAICAAESVEATVIGRFEPTGNLKLKYKDEVVSDVSMAFLHDGRPPVIREAIYESKPATELAFDSSGRDFGADLCSILGSLNVASKHWVIRQYDHEVQGGSVIKPLVGADNDGPGDAAVVRPVLDSRRGLVIGNGMNPHFGDHDPYHMAASSIDEAIRNCVAVGADPKRIAILDNFCWGHTDRPATLGSLVRAALACRDLSVKFQTPFISGKDSLHNEFSYTGEDGDRHTISIPSTLLISAMGQVDDVATCVTMDLKSPGNLLYQIGLTKDELGGSHWSLVSETSGGNVPQVDIDGAIATYNATHAAIKSGLIRSCHDLSEGGLAAAVAEMAFAGGLGAEIDVAGIEVEAANVDLARLFSESNSRFVVEVTPENQADFESAMNNVAVVRLGKVTDGDSVTITSGDTTLISEPLSKLKSSWQKPLDLA, from the coding sequence ATCGACCTCTTTCCGGCCGACGGAATCCCGGACCGACTCGCCGAAGACGTCCTCGCTGACGCTGCTGACCTTGGGTTGCCCGCCGACCTGAAAATCAAAGCCGCCCGTACCTTCCTGGTCCAGGGTTCAATCTCCAAAGAACAGGCGCAGGAAATCGCAAACCGGCTGCTGGTCGAACCTGTCGTTGAGCACTGTGTCGTCGCCAAAGCAGGAAGCGAAGTCCTCTCTGAAATTCCAAACGGCTTCGATCGACTGATCAATGTCATGCCGCTTCCCGGAGTCACTGACCCGCAAGCCGAAAGTGCACTCGGGGCGATCAAAGGGCTGGGCTTCGACGCTTCTGCCGTTCGCACCGTGAAGAAATACTGGATCTCATCGCTCGACGACGCCCATCGCGAAACGCTGACTCAAAAACTGCTCTGCAACGACTCGATTGAAACCATCGTCGAAGGCACATTGCAGCTCGACCGGCTGGACCTTGGGCGGGAATACGAATTCAAGAAAACTCTGGTCCAGATTGCCGAGCTTGACGACGATGCGCTCGTTGCGATCAGCAAAGAATGGCAACTGAGCCTCTCGCTGGTCGAGATGAAAACGATTCAGGCCCATTTCGTTTCGCTTGATCGTGACCCGACAGATGTCGAGCTGGAAACGGTTGCCCAAACATGGTCCGAACACTGCAGTCACAAAACGCTCGCCGGCCGCATCAAGTATCAGGACGAAAACGGCACGATCGAATTCGACAACATGCTCAAGGAGACCATTTTCGCGGCGACAGTTCAGATCCGCGAAGACCTGGGCGACGATGACTGGTGCGTCAGCGTGTTCAAGGACAACGCGGGCATCGTCAAATTCGACGACCAGTACAACGTGGCTTTCAAAGTCGAAACGCACAATCGTCCTTCGGCTCTGGAACCCTACGGTGGAGCCAACACGGGCATCGGCGGCGTGATCCGCGATACGCTGGGCACCGGAATGGGAGCCAAACCGGTTTGCAACACGGACGTGTTTTGCTTTGCCGATCCGGATACGCCGTTTGAAGAACTTCCGCCGGGCGTCATGCATCCACGTCGAATCATGCGGGGCGTTGTCTCCGGAGTTCGTGATTACGGAAACCGCATGGGCATCCCGACGGTCAACGGAGCGGTTTATTTCGACGATCGCTACGTTGGCAATCCGCTAGTATTCTGCGGCAATGTGGGCATTTTGCCGAAAGAGATGTCGTTCAAGGAGCCGCAGCCGAATGATCTGATCGTTTCCATCGGTGGCAAAACCGGGCGGGATGGAATCCACGGCGCGACGTTTAGCTCGGCCGAACTGACGGAAGAAAGCGACATTACTTCCGGCGGCGCGGTTCAAATTGGAAACGCGATCACCGAAAAGATGGCGATGGACGTGCTGTTGAAGTGCCGCGACGAAGGGCTCTACACGGCGGTCACGGATTGCGGAGCCGGAGGTTATTCAAGTGCCGTTGGGGAGATGGGCGAAGACATCGGAGCCGAAGTTTGGCTCGACAAAGTCCCACTGAAGTACGACGGCCTTTCGTATACCGAAATCTGGATCTCGGAAGCTCAGGAACGGATGGTGTTCTCGGTCCCGGAGGAGAACTGGAAACGATTCGAAGCCATCTGTGCGGCGGAGTCAGTTGAAGCCACGGTTATCGGCCGATTCGAACCGACTGGCAATCTGAAACTGAAGTACAAAGACGAAGTCGTCAGCGATGTTTCGATGGCGTTCCTGCACGACGGTCGCCCGCCTGTGATCCGAGAAGCCATCTACGAATCAAAACCTGCAACCGAACTTGCTTTCGACAGTTCTGGTCGCGATTTCGGTGCAGACCTCTGTTCAATTTTGGGTTCACTGAACGTTGCCAGCAAGCATTGGGTGATCCGTCAGTACGACCACGAAGTCCAGGGCGGCTCGGTCATCAAACCGCTGGTCGGTGCTGACAATGATGGACCTGGCGATGCTGCCGTCGTGCGACCCGTGCTCGATTCGCGCCGCGGACTGGTGATCGGAAACGGCATGAACCCACACTTTGGCGACCACGATCCTTACCACATGGCGGCCAGTTCGATCGACGAAGCGATTCGCAATTGTGTGGCTGTTGGAGCCGACCCGAAACGCATTGCGATCCTGGACAATTTTTGCTGGGGACACACGGATCGTCCGGCGACGCTGGGTTCGCTGGTTCGAGCCGCACTTGCCTGCCGCGATCTGTCGGTGAAGTTTCAGACTCCGTTCATCTCGGGGAAGGACTCGCTGCATAACGAGTTTAGCTACACCGGTGAAGACGGAGACCGCCACACAATTTCGATTCCGTCGACGCTGTTGATCAGTGCGATGGGCCAGGTCGACGACGTGGCGACTTGTGTGACGATGGATCTGAAATCGCCTGGGAACTTGCTGTATCAGATCGGACTGACAAAAGATGAGCTTGGTGGATCGCATTGGTCGCTGGTTTCCGAAACGTCTGGTGGGAACGTTCCTCAAGTCGACATCGACGGAGCGATCGCAACGTACAACGCGACTCACGCGGCGATCAAATCCGGATTGATTCGCAGCTGCCACGACCTTAGTGAAGGCGGCCTTGCGGCAGCGGTTGCCGAGATGGCGTTTGCTGGAGGTCTGGGAGCAGAAATCGACGTCGCTGGCATCGAAGTGGAAGCCGCTAACGTCGATTTGGCTCGTCTTTTCTCGGAGTCCAATAGTCGATTCGTCGTGGAGGTGACTCCTGAGAATCAGGCTGATTTCGAGTCAGCGATGAACAACGTCGCAGTAGTTCGGCTTGGAAAAGTCACCGATGGAGATTCGGTCACGATCACCAGCGGCGACACGACTTTGATCTCGGAACCACTTTCGAAGCTCAAGTCTTCATGGCAGAAACCGTTGGACTTGGCCTAG